A single genomic interval of Candidatus Omnitrophota bacterium harbors:
- a CDS encoding STAS domain-containing protein yields MKVETKNGLTVCYVEGEIDINTSPGVKKSFDKLISSKTPKIIINLSRVTYVDSSGLATLVEILKNMRSYGGRLRLSDMSSKVKSLFEITKLEKLFEIVVDEKEAISTFV; encoded by the coding sequence ATGAAGGTAGAGACCAAAAATGGATTGACTGTCTGTTATGTCGAGGGCGAGATCGATATAAATACAAGCCCCGGCGTAAAGAAATCTTTCGACAAATTGATAAGCTCGAAAACGCCGAAAATAATAATTAACCTGTCGAGGGTAACGTATGTCGATTCGTCGGGCCTGGCGACGCTTGTAGAGATATTAAAGAACATGAGGTCGTATGGGGGCAGGCTCAGGTTATCGGACATGTCCTCGAAGGTAAAGAGCCTGTTCGAGATAACGAAACTTGAGAAGTTATTCGAGATAGTCGTCGATGAGAAAGAGGCCATTTCGACGTTCGTTTAG